The Pempheris klunzingeri isolate RE-2024b chromosome 15, fPemKlu1.hap1, whole genome shotgun sequence genome contains the following window.
ATGTCAGCTGTCGCTAAACCACacagaagacgaagaagaacTACGTGTCGTCACAAACCCGGAAGTCATGTTCATTCATTCTACCGGTTTCTTGAAGTTATTTCGCAGCCCATGGTAGCCCTCTCTTCTGGACGCGCAGTGAGTTTTACATCCATAAAAACAATGCTACTGCATTTATGGTTATTGCTTAAATTAAGACATAGAGAAAACTTTAAAATGGCGACTCCGCACGTAAACAGTTTGCTCTGTACTCTGGCAAGGCCACCAACTACTGGTAGCTAGCAGCTAAGCTAACAGATTTGGCTGTCACAGCAGGTTACGCCGCGTTTATTTGAAACGAGCAGATTTTGTCTTCCTGGTCTTCCTGAAGGTTGCAGTGGGTGATTACGGAAATATGCTGCTTCCGTATTTTTATCCATAGTAATATGGCAGCGAGTGAAACGGCATTAACCTCTTGTTTTTCTACACACCTGCACTGACATTGATGAGGTCAAAGtaatatttgattaaatatagTGGGTGGTCATGAATTTATGGAACACCAACTCCTTTATGTAAGCATATTTTGAAGGAGACTGCTGTAGACTGTCATAAACTTAGCTGATTAAGGCTCACGGAGAAGTCATTGTAATATGTTGCATACAATTTGCCTtttaaatgtgtcagtttcAGGTCTTGTCaataatactgtgtgtgttgttccagagagatgttgctgctggtgctgggtgccctcctcctgctcttctgcAGTCTGGATGTGTGGTACTTCCTACGGGGGGCCCAGGTGTTCATCCAGGGGTGGTTCCAGCCCCGAATATGGGACATTCTAGCTGAGCAAAGCATTGATGGCATGGTCCTGCCCCATGATTTGGACTACATGGGCCACATGAACAACTCCCGTTATCTAAGGGAGTGTGACTTTGCCCGCTTCCACCATTACATGCGAAACGGGCTGTTCATGGCCTCACGCAAACTGGGGGCCAAAATGGTGGTAGGGGCCTCCACCATCCGTTACCGGCGTTCCCTGGCCTTCCGTGAGGCTTTTGAGATTCGGACCAAAGTACTGGGATGGGACGAGAAGGCGTTTTACTTGGAGCAGCGTTTTGTGTCTAAGAAAGATGGTTTTGTCTCTGCAGTGATGCTCTGCAGGCAGAATGTGGTGCGCTGCAGCCCAGAGAGCATAATTGAGTTTGTCTGCAAAAAGAAGGTGAGTAATAGCAGAGGATGGAGACATGTGTTTGTGGGACTGTGGTAGGGTTGTATCCCAAAAAATGCCATTACAATTTTTTTGATATCAAATCATTGGTTTTTCCCCAAACaacactcaaacacattaaaaaaatatatattcactATTGaataagataaagaaaaacagcagatctGCGAAGTTTAGAAGCTGcaaccagaaaatgtttggcatttttgtttgaGGAATAACTTAAAGAAATAATCAACTATTAAAACAGTTGCTAGTTGTTTTACATTTGATCAGTTGGTTGATAAATCAATTCACCATTTCAGCTCTACTGTGTGGTGTTAAAACTAGCAAAATAGCCAACATAAGTTAATGAAaccaaggtgatgtcttcaaatgttctgcgacaaacagtccaaaataCAAAGATATTGAGTTTctacaaatcctcacattttgggaagctgtctttttctttgatcGCTTAAGGTTGTTACTAATTAAGTCTCTATTATTTGACTAATTGCTTCAGCTCTAGATGTTGGCTTTATCCTTCTCTGGCATTCTACtaaatttgtgtttatgtgcagaTCGAGTGCCCCGAGTTTCCTGAGGACCTCAAACACTGGATTAGCTTcatctcagccagcagccaggcCCTGAGAGCAGAAAGTGgactggaggagaagaacaagTGAAGCCACACCATGACACCATGTATCATGAGTGTAGACCCACATATCACCTGCATTGCACGCACATATACAAAAAACATactcatacacaaacagataaacattgTAGAGAGTTTTTAGTTGACTTACAAGATTCcatttatctctgttttttGGGTCACTCCAACCTGCTGTGTATTTTTCAATggtgtgaaacagaaaaactgaactTGGGACAGCTGAATATAAAAACTTGAATTTTAAGGTATtccatgtttaaaaatgcactgtactgtatgcGTTGGGACTGTCAGAAGAAAGCGATATGAGAGCGTAGCATTTATCCTTTGAGCTTATTCAGCAGTTGACTGTGACTGGCTTCAGACATCATTTTCAGATAAGCATGTAGAGCAAAAATTAATCTTCCACTGACATCATtgcatgttttaaaacaaacagaatattttttgtGCCTGTTTCTCTTGATTAGCTGTAGTTTACACTTACAATTTCAGAGAATTATTATAACTTTTTATGAAAATACAAAGGTGTGATGACATACTTGAATTGACATCATGAACATGTACTGACAATTGTCCATCAGCATTTTGCACAAAGTAACAAACGGAATTCTTGTTGGCAATCTGAAAGGGAATATTTGATTTTGAAGGACCCTTTAATCAGTACAGTGTTATTTTATCAACTTTATGATACATGCATTTAAAGGGTGGGCTTCGTGATTGGAACTGCATGTAATTTTAAGAGAAAGTGCTTGAATCCGAATAAACAGGCATAAAAAGCAAATGCTAATATGAGGTTGCTGGCAACTTTTCAAAACCTGCAATGCACGATCAACAGGATGATGCTTGGTTTTACTGAGGCGGCCTTTTGAGATCTGGAACCTTAAGTTTAATGAATCAAAGCTTTAGTTTGTGACCAAAGTAATGTATTGTTCTGTAATGAAGAGGACGCAAAATCAATTTATAAACATGTATGTCTAACCTGTTATTTATGTTGTTAATGACAAAATCCTGTTCAGTTAATTTAAGTTTGAAGATATCCTTTGtccttttattttccacttATATTATTTATCATGTACTGAAATGGATTAATGTAccaaactttatttattgtctttgtaatttatttacaggcattttgaattaaaaatgcaCTGGAAACTATATGTTGAGTGACTGGGCTTGCCTTAAAAATGCTTGTTGCTCAATACTGATATGGCCCAATACACCATTGCATGTCATTGCCAGCATGTGAAAACAAGGTATATACATTTCGGTAGGGTGTGCATGAAACTACAGAACAGTTTCAATACAGTGACATAAATTAAACTGTTTTGCCAGAAAATACAAAAGTTTCTCAGGAGAATGCAAAAgtatttatccttttttttgtctcaacCATCTAtgtttttacttcctgtttcccctTAGGGGCTCTGTAAAAAGGTGAGAAGATTAGACAAAAGTAGTGTCaatattgacagaaaatgatgaaCAAATATCGCAACCAACATAATGAAGCATGCAAAAACCATTGTGTGAGCGGAAATAAAATTACTGAAAGGCCAAACACATTTGACCAGAGAGATTATGAGGTGCTTCGGTGTTGTCTTGGGAAGAGCTTTGAGGCTGTTTTTGGTAGTCAACATTGTAGAATTTTGGCTATTGGTCAACACATTAGAGACATTGTGAAGCTTCTGCGGTTTCAGGAAACACCCTCGTCGGGGCGTTAAATCTTTGCCCAAAAGTTGACCAAATTTGCCCTTGTGGTATGTCTCACCTGGATGTAAAAAATTCAGTAGGCATATGCAGACTTTACTGTGCTGTAActaaaacccaacaggaagtcaacTATTCTCTCAAAATAGGCTGCATGCTTGTATTGATTAACTTGATCCTCTTCAGTTTTGGTGATTTTAACTATAGAATCCTTCACAATAATTGCACTCTGCTTCACTCTGCTTGATAAAGTGAAAAGACTGCATGTATTTTATTGACCGCAAGAGGGCACTGCTGCCTTTCTAATGGATATCAATATTTTTTGAAGAGGCTGCAGACAACGGGAAGTCAGTCTCATGTTATCATCTGATTTACATGAAATTTACATGCTACGCAATGTGTACAACAACATGATGTGTATTCAGTTAATTTGTTCTGTTGCAAGTttgtggacacaggaagtgcaaaaatacaaaaattcatgatgcaaatatcctgCAATGAGTATGTTGTCTACACACTTGAGATGTAGACACAAACTTGCAGGCTTTGCTCTGtaattaaaaccttttttcttgATGACATGATTAGTTGACgaatagaaaaacacagaatgaaaccTACAttatgcttttaaaaatgtgtatcataatgaaaaaaagtgATGCCAATATCCTGCAATGAGTTTGTTATTCCATTCAATCAATCTTTTAATATCGAACCAAATTATATCATAAgcttaaaaatatatttcaataaagagcaggtctaaaccaaactctttaattgagagagagacccaacaattcaggaattcaaaattgagaattcaagaatccccacatgagcaagcatcaggcatTATGtgacagtggcaaggaaaaactcccctttaacaggaagaaacctcgaacagaaccaggctcagaggtgggcggctttctgtcagggtccgtgttgggtggtggttggagagaggggagggggtggagcAGTAGTGATTCATAGAAGCCAGAGACCCACAGCTGGGAGAACCATGATCACAATCCATAGGAACCTgaaagatgagaaaagcacaaaatcttatcattttttccttattttgttattatctttatctttagGAACAAGAATAcagaatagaagaaaaaaagtacTATCACGGAAAAAATcatgatgcaaatatcctgCAAAGAGTACCTGTTTCTGCAGACGAGGTGAAGAAAAAAACTTGGAGTCTTCGCTTTATAATTAAAACCTGTTTCCTTAATAGTTTGATGACTTGACtattacaaaaatacagaatagaaCTTAAATTAAGCTCAAAATAGAAAAGGAATTTGGATGCAAATATCCCGACCAGCAGGCGGAGATCACCACTGAGGGACCCAGCAGGTTTCCGCCTCGCCAGTGCTGACTGAATTGGAAGGAAACTTGGATtaagctgaaaaaaagaaaagtaaaaaataatgatgcaaatatcctgtgacaagtatgttatctgcacacatgaggtgtagacacaaactttcaggctttgcttcatgatttaaatctatatccttaATGGCATGAGGACATGatcattaatataatacagatttaaatctacgctgtaaaaagaagcactgagggtggccaacctccttaaaagacctggattaagatgaaaaaataatgatgcaaatatcctgtgacaactatgttatctgcacacatgaggtgtagacaaactttcaggctttgcttcataatttaaatctatatccttaatggcatgatgacgtgaccattaatataatacagatttaaatctatgctgtaaaagaagcactgagggtggccaacctccttaaaagacctggattaagatgaaaaaataatgatgcaaatatcctgtgacaagtatcttatctgcacacatgaagtGTAGACAAACTTTCTGCACACATGAAgtgtagacacaaactttcaggctttgcttcatgatttaaatctatatccttaatggcatgatgacgtgaccattaatataatacagatttaaatctatgctgtaaaaagaagcactgagggtggccaacctccttaaaagacctggattaagatgaaaaaataatgatgcaaatatcctgtgacaagtatgttatctgcacacatgaggtgtagacaaactttcaggctttgcttcatgatttaaatctatatccttaatggcatgatgacgtgaccattaatataatacagatttaaatctacgctgtaaaaagaagcactgagggtggccaacctccttaaaagacctggattaaaatgaaaaagtaatgatgcaaatatcctgtgacaagtatattatctgcacacatgaggtgtagacacaaactttcaggctttgcttcatgatttaaatctatatccttaatggcatgatgacatgaccattaatataatacagatttaaatctatgctgtaaaaagaagcactgagggtggccaacctccttaaaagacctggattaagatgaaaaaataatgatgcaaatatcctgtgacaagtatgttatctgcacacatgaggtgtagacaaactttcaggctttgcttcatgatttaaatctatatccttaatggcatgatgatgtgaccattaatataatacagatttaaatctacgctgtaaaaagaagcactgagggtggccaacctccttaaaagacctggattaagatgaaaaagtaatgatgcaaatatcctgtgacaagtatcttatctgcacacatgaggtgtagatacaaactttcaggctttgcttcatgatttaaatctatatccttaatggcatgatgacatgaccattaatataatacagatttaaatctacgctgtaaaaagaagcactgagggtggccaacctccttaaaagacctggattaagatgaaaaagtaatgatgcaaatatcctgtgacaactatgttatctgcacacatgaggtgtagacacaaactttcaggctttgcttcatgatttaaatctatatccttaatggcatgatgacgtgaccattaatataatacagatttaaatctatgctgtaaaagaagcactgagggtggccaacctccttaaaagacctggattaagatgaaaaagtaatgatgcaaatatcctgtgacaagtatgttatctgcacacatgaggtgtagacacaaactttctgtcaggaccactgctcctcctcctgcctatggccagaggtggcactgtttgtctgtctctgtgtctctctctttctctgtgtgtgattgcaggagcggaggcagctgtgtgatcaCCTGCAACTAATCAGCCTGTCTGCTACTTAAGTCTGGTTCAGGCATTCACCCCCTGTCGGTTTGTCAACTCTGCTGTTCCCTCTCAGACCTGTTCCTGCCCTGACTACGacccctgctctgctctgccttgcCTTGCCTGTCCTGGATACCGGCTCCTGCCTCCAGCTTCAGAACCTTGTTGAGCTCTGATAGCCTAGATCTGCCCTTGCACTCAGCAGCTAAgtttttggattattttgttagctgttcACCTTTCGTTTGTAGTCATCAGCCCCTGTAACTCGGCAGCtaagtttttgtgttttgctttgttagctgttctgtcttttgttgGGTTTTCTATTTTTGCGCTCTGCCATTGTTCCTTAGTTGTTCCCCTTTTGTTCatgaggagtggcagcctcgTCGTTTTGTATTTTCCGAACTCTGTTGTTAATAAACCCGTGTGAACCTGAGTTTGGGTTTGGTCCTGTGTCCACTTTTTGGGTTCTCGATCCAGTTCTGACAGTACAAACCGACCAAGATGGACCCAGTGGACACGGATGCCAATTGGGAAGCCACGTCTGGCCCCTCGGTGCGCCAGGCTGTAGCCAGCCAAGGGGTGCTGTTGGGGCAGCACGACCAATCCTTGAGATCCTTGACGGAAAATAATGTAGCCATGCTCCACCAGATGGCGGCGCTTACTAGTCAAGTTACGAATCTTTCTACTCTAATAGCGCAGCTTACACCAGGTCAACCCACAGAGGCATCTCGGTCAGCACAGTTAGCATCAGCCCCCCCCGTATCACCTGCTCATGGTTTAAGTTTGACTCAACCACTCCGTGAGCCTTTTGTTCCGGTGCCTGAGCGTTACGCAGGAGACATGGGTACGTGCAGGGCTTTTTTGACTCAGTGTTCTTTGGTGTTTGGACAGCAGCCGGGGTCATATGGGACAGATCACGCTCGCATAGCTTACCTGATTAGTTTGCTGAAAGGTTTGGCCCTTGAGTGGGCTACAGCGGTCTGGAATAAGCAGTCAGAGTTCTGCAACTCGTATGAAGCCTTCACACAGCAGATGTGTAAGGTGTTTGACCACCCCGTACGGGGCAAGGATGCCTCCAGGCGTTTTTTTTGCTTGCGCCAGGGCTCCCGCAGCGTGGCGGAGATGGCGGTGGAATTTAGGACTCTTGCTGCAGAATCCGGCTGGAATGACGAGGCCCTCCAGGGAGCCTTTTTGCAGGCCCTTAATGACTCTGTAAAAGATGAGCTGGCCTGCCGGGATGAGCCTAAAGAGCTGGATGAACTTATCACTCTCTCCATACGCATTGACAACAGACTCCGTGAGCGGAATGTTGGTTATCGGCCACTGACGAGCGGCGGGTCCACTCCTCGCCGTCCTGATCAGCTGAGGAGAGTTTTATCGATCAGAGTCTGGTGGCACAGCTAGCGATAGAGACAGTGGAGCTCCAGTGTCCTTTAGAAGCCAGAGCCCTCAATGGCCAACCTTTAGCCCAAGTCCACCTGAAAACCACCCCGGTCACAATTTTGCTTTCTGGGAATCATCAAGAGACTTTACACCTTTACGTCATCGACTCCATTCACACACCACTGGTACTGGGATATCCATGGCTCTGGAAACATAACCCCCAAATTAACTGGTCATTAGGGAAGATTAGTTCCTGGAGCGGGTTCTGTCATGCTAactgtctgctctctgctcaaGCTCCCCCGGTTACAGGACCTGAAGGAGTTCCTGAACCTCCTGACCTGAGTGGTGTCCCTGTGACCTATCATGACCTCGCTCTGGTTTTTAGTAAGCATCAGGCCTTGTCCTTGCCGCCTCACCGCCCCTATGATTGTGCGATAGATCTGCTACCAGGTGCACCTCTCCCTAGTGGCCGGCTCTACAACCTCTCCAGACCTGAACGTGAGGCCATGGAGAGATGCATAAAAGAGTCACTTGCTGCTGGGATCATCCGGCCTTCATCCTCTCCAGTGGGTGCTGGGTTCTTTTTTGTTGATAAGAAGGATCGCACCCTCAGGCCTTGCATTGACTTCCGTGGACTTAACAACATCaccatcaaaaataaataccCACTGCCCCTCATCAGTTCTGCATTTGACCTCCTTCATGGCGCCACCATCTTCACAAAATTGGATTTGCGCAATGCATACCACCTGGTGCGCATCAGAGAGGGCGACGAATGGAAAACAGCATTCAACACACCGCTAGGGCACTTTGAGTACCTAGTGATGCCATTCGGCCTAACTAATGCCCCAGCGGTTTTCCAAGCATTGGTGAATGATGTGTTGAGGGACATGATTAAcagatttgtctttgtgtaCTTGGacgacattttaattttttctcagACCCCAGAGGACCACACACAGCACGTCTACCAGGTCCTCCAGCGACTCCTGGAGAACAAGCTGTACGTTAAGGCGGAAAAATGTGAGTTCCATGTTCCTTCTGTGTCATTTTTGGGCTACATTGTGGCACAGGGCCAGGTACAAATGGACCCAGCCAAGGTTGCAGCAGTCGCCAAGTGGGCCCGACCAGGAAGTCGGAAACAACTACAGAGGTTTCTTGGTTTTGCCAATTTCTACAGACGATTCATCAAGGATTACAGTAGGATTGCGTCACCCCTTACTACACTTACCTCAACATCCATCATCTTTAGATGGACTCCCGAGGCAGAGACAGCCTTTCAGACTCTAAAAGAACTCTTTAGTTCAACCCCTGTTCTCATCCAGCCAGACCCTGCTCGACAGTTCATTGTGGAGGTGGATGCATCCGACATCGGAGTAGGGGCAGTCTTGTCACAACGCTCACCCACTGACAATAAAATACATCCATGTGCTTTCTTTTCTCGCAAGCTCTCTTCCACAGAAAGGAACTATGACGTTGGAGACCGGGAGCTGCTGGGAGTCAAACTTGCCTTGGAGGAGTGGCGTCATTGGCTAGAAGGGGCAGAGCAGCCATTTATCGTGTGGACAGACCACAAGAACCTGTCGTACATCCAAACGGCCAAGAGACTAAACTCCAGGCAAGCTAGATGGTCCTTGTTTTTTGGCCGATTCAAGTTCTCTCTGACTTATCGTCCAGGGTCCCGGAACATTAAGCCCGACAGCCTCTCCAGACAGTTCTCGCCAGAGGAATCCTCCAGAGACCCGGAACCAATTCTACCATCCACTTGCTTGGTGGCATCTCTCACCTGGGAGATTGAGACGCTCGTCCGGCAGGCCCAGGCCCTACAGCCAGATCCAGGTAACGGCCCCACTAACCTGTTGTTTGTGCCTGATGCGGTCCGTTCCCAGGTGCTGCTGTGGGCCCATTCCACCCTGTTTACCTGCCACCCAGGAACAGCACGGACACTAGCTGTTCTTCGCCAGAGATTCTGGTGGCCCACCATGGAGAAAGACACCCGGTCTTTTGTTACTGCCTGCTCCACATGTGCTCGGAGTAAGGCCTCCACCCAGCCGAGCCCGGGGCTCCTCCGCCCCTTGCCGATTCCCAGACGGCCATGGTCCCACATAGCCTTGGACTTTGTAACTGGTCTGCCTCCATCTAACGGTAATACCGTTGTTTTAACTGTTATTGACCGATTTTCGAAGGCAGCACACTTCATAGCTCTTCCTAAGCTTCCCTCTGCTAGGGAGACAGCAGACATGTTAGTCTCTCAAGTTTTCAGGCAACATGGACTGCCTTGTGATGTTGTGTCTGACCGAGGCCCTCAGTTTACCTCCCAGGTCTGGAAggctttctgctctgctctgggtGCTACTGTCAGCCTGTCCTCAGGGTACCACCCTCAGACTAATGGTCAGACTGAACGAGTGAATCAGGAGATGGAGACTGCCCTGCGATGTGTTGCCTCGGACAACCCATCCTCTTGGAGCTCCCAGCTTCCCTGGGTGGAATACGCACACAACACCCTGCCTAATGCGTCTTCTGGTATGTCTCCTTTTCAGTGTTCTCTTGGTTATCAACCCCCTTTGTTTCCCAACCAAGAGCAGGAGATTGCAGTACCTTCAGTCCAGGCCCATATCCGCCGGTGTGAGAGAACCTGGAGACGGGCTCGCTCTGCCCTTGTCCGCGCATCTGCCAAGACTCAGACCCAGGCCAATCATCACCGTACCCCGGCCCCGAAATACACCGCGGGGCAAAGGGTTTGGCTCCGATCGAAGGACTTGCCCTTAAGAGTAGAGTCTAAGAAACTCTCTCCTCGCTATGTGGGACCCTTTGAGATTGAGACTATCATTAACCCCTGTGCTGTTCGTCTCAAGCTCCCTACTTCTATGCGCATCCATCCCACCTTCCATGTTTCCCAGGTTAAGCCCGTTCGCACTAGTCATCTGGCCCCCCCTGTGCCTCCCCCTCCGCCACCCAGGGTGTTGGATGACCAGCCCATTTACTCTGTGCGGCGATTGCTGGATGTGCGCCGTCGAGGTCGGGGTCTGCAATACCTGGTGGATTGGGAGGGGTACGGTCCTGAGGAGCGTTGTTGGATCCCACGCCGCCAGATACTGGACCCGTCGCTCATCCAGGACTTCTACCACCAACATCCTGACAGGCGTCCTCGTGCGCCAGGAGGCACCCGTTGAGAGGGGGGTACtgtcaggaccactgctcctcctcctgcctatggccagaggtggcactgtttgtctgtctctgtgtctctctctttctctgtgtgtgattgcaggagcggaggcagctgtgtgatcaCCTGCAACTAATCAGCCTGTCTGCTACTTAAGTCTGGTTCAGGCATTCACCCCCTGTCGGTTTGTCAACTCTGCTGTTCCCTCTCAGACCTGTTCCTGCCCTGACTACGacccctgctctgctctgccttgcCTTGCCTGTCCTGGATACCGGCTCCTGCCTCCAGCTTCAGAACCTTGTTGAGCTCTGATAGCCTAGATCTGCCCTTGCACTCAGCAGCTAAgtttttggattattttgttagctgttcACCTTTCGTTTGTAGTCATCAGCCCCTGTAACTCGGCAGCtaagtttttgtgttttgctttgttagctgttctgtcttttgttgGGTTTTCTATTTTTGCGCTCTGCCATTGTTCCTTAGTTGTTCCCCTTTTGTTCatgaggagtggcagcctcgTCGTTTTGTATTTTCCGAACTCTGTTGTTAATAAACCCGTGTGAACCTGAGTTTGGGTTTGGTCCTGTGTCCACATTTTGGGTTCTCGGTCCAGTTCTGACactttcaggctttgcttcatgatttaaatctatatccttaatggcatgatgacgtgaccattaatataatacagatttaaatctatgctgtaaaaagaagcactgagggtggccaacctccttaaaagacctggattaagatgaaaaaataatgatgcaaatatcctgtgacaagtatgttatctgcacacatgaggtgtagacacaaactttcaggctttgcttcatgatttaaatctatatccttaatggcatgatgacgtgaccattaatataatacagatttaaatctatgctgtaaaagaagcactgagggtggaaaaaataatgatgcaactatcctgtgacaagtatgttatctgcacacatgaggtgtagacaaactttcaggctttgcttcatgatttaaatctatatccttaatggcatgatgacgtgaccattaatataatacagatttaaatct
Protein-coding sequences here:
- the LOC139214473 gene encoding protein THEM6-like isoform X2, which encodes MLLLVLGALLLLFCSLDVWYFLRGAQVFIQGWFQPRIWDILAEQSIDGMVLPHDLDYMGHMNNSRYLRECDFARFHHYMRNGLFMASRKLGAKMVVGASTIRYRRSLAFREAFEIRTKVLGWDEKAFYLEQRFVSKKDGFVSAVMLCRQNVVRCSPESIIEFVCKKKIECPEFPEDLKHWISFISASSQALRAESGLEEKNK
- the LOC139214473 gene encoding protein THEM6-like isoform X1; amino-acid sequence: MVALSSGRAMLLLVLGALLLLFCSLDVWYFLRGAQVFIQGWFQPRIWDILAEQSIDGMVLPHDLDYMGHMNNSRYLRECDFARFHHYMRNGLFMASRKLGAKMVVGASTIRYRRSLAFREAFEIRTKVLGWDEKAFYLEQRFVSKKDGFVSAVMLCRQNVVRCSPESIIEFVCKKKIECPEFPEDLKHWISFISASSQALRAESGLEEKNK